The following DNA comes from Mya arenaria isolate MELC-2E11 chromosome 11, ASM2691426v1.
gaccctgacctttgacccacttacctcaaaatcaatagggtaaTCTACTGGTCAAGGGCAACTTATCACAAAAATGTCATGATTCTAGGTTGTTATTGTGGTCACAAAGCTTTCCTAAGAGTGTTAAGAGACATTGatctttgaccaactgatttcaaaacaattcgGGTCACCTTATGATCATCAAGGGCAACCTAGCGCTAGAGTTTGATGTTTCTTATTCAAACTGTTTTGGAGTTACTGTGCTGCCGAGACCCGCTCTACAAAAGACATTCGCAAACCTAAATGCcgctttttttcaaaagaggGCATAAAAAGTTCCCCACTTATGTACTAAATACAATAATCTAGATCTGGAGAGTACTCTTTTAGGGATTCATTATTTGCATgggtaatattttaattaatgctCTTAAGTtgcattttgaattaaataGAAATGATGACAAATCCTTGTATTACCTTCAAAGCTTGAGCCTCCTTTTTATTCCCTTTGAAGAGTTTACTTTCATCAAACTGGTTAGGAAACTGTCTGAAATTGCGATATAATGTCAGCATTAGTTTCAAGGTACAATGTGAATATACAGGAATACACATGCATGTGTACATATTATAAGCTGTGCTAATAATTTAGGATTTCTCTTACTGCAACTCTGAACAGCATGAAATTGTTAAGGACAAGTCAAACTATAGCATAGAGCAGAAAAGATCCATCTGCCTGTCAACTTCAAGTTATAGGACTAGTTCTGCATGAAGCCTGAATGGTATTTTCTGAACTTTGACAGTGTCTTACTTGACAACATTTAGCAGGTCAAGCACTCCCTCTTTCACAGCATTGTCCTCCTCATCGTCACCCGTGAAATACCCTTCCTACAAATCAGAGACACAAAATTATGTCAACCACTGGAGAAGCCATTCTCATCAGTATAACtattataaagataaatatttctgaaaatctATCACACCTGAATCCAAACCGTTGTACAAAATGTAAGGTTTGAATATAgaagtgttttttgtttgtttgtatgttgttgttgttgttttgtttgtttgctgttgttgttgtttgttgggggggggggggcagataaACATGATAGCTTTAAGCACTTAATTTTAAGAAGAAAGTTGAGTTAGTTATGGTTTCCATAAACAGTATGTATATTTGGGATGGCTGGTGACCCTACGTTAAATTGGCATCATTGAAATGGATGGAAGGGTAGAAAAAgagtatttaaataatatattaaaaacaggCTGTTTTGGCCTCAACTGATTTCAAAGGAATTCATGttcgatttcagttgaaataaaacacaaaaatacaaactgcaatAACTTTATCTGAAGTGTATTTTGATTCATTTACAATATTGTACATATTAATTATCACCAagtaatattgtttcaaatgctTCCAAAACAATCAAATACTGAACTAATATCAATTTAAACCGTAGCTGTACATATGTATAAtctgataattataaaatatcctGAATCAGAAGCCCAGACATAAATGGAAATGGTCGGGACCCGAGCATGCGTAGAAATATGTGCAGAAATTATGAGAAAAATCAAGCAGAACTAATGCAACCAGTTCtatctttttttattcctgAAGCCGAGATTGTGGCTTTAGAAAAACATCCAGTTCTAGCTCATAAACTTACCTCCTCCAGATAAGGTGCCGCCTTGGCAATGGCCCGTAACTCAACCAGATATGTAAAATAGAGGTTCTTCAGCCACTGTGGGCcacgtccgtctgtctgttcATGGTCAAACCTCCGCAGAAACTCCTCCATATTTTGGCCCCATTTCTCTGTCCCATAGCATGTGGAGGCtgaatacaaaatatagaaTGCAGTACAAAGTCACTACAATAAACAAGCAGTTTTCATGAGACAATGACTGTCAGATAACAAAATGGGCATGATACTGTAAACTAAACATTAATGACTCATTTGGTCCTGAGCTTGTCCCCGTAGATCAATGAATAAGATTCCTTTCATATTTCAAAGACACCATTATGACACAATGAAAGCCTGTGATTACCTGGGAAGAGGTATTCGTGTGAGAGATGGATGCTGATACTAGCATGGAGACCGGAGATCATTCGGTAAAAGACACGCTTCTCAAGGCACATACCTGTAACAGCAAATGGAAAATTACACTACAACCGATGGTAAATTAACTGATACACAGTATTTTGACCATACATTATAGAGCAAAATTGTTTACTTATTCTTCTATGTTGCATCAAGCAAATATTTGGACTTTCTTTACTTGATAGAAAAAGTGAAGATTGTAATATGAATTTCATTACTTATCGCAATGAAATTCTAATGTccgaaatgttttatttttatatgcatgCATAACGCTAACActgaataaataaaagaaatgtccTAACTATGAAGAATAATGATTATCGACAGCCTGTCGGTGACACACATGATAATGAATGGACACAGTGTTTTAGCTAAGTGCAGAAGAATAGAAAACAGTcatacaatttttaaaacaaaaaagaacatcTAAGAGAGCACAAAGAAGTTATATcctgaaataaaatcaaaccATAAAAGCATTCTACAAATGATTCTACGGTACAGGGAGGAAACAATCTACTTTAAATGTTGGTCTTAGGATAagatcatatttatatttactaaATTGgtcaatgcaaacaaaataatcataattactatcaatattataaagcattttttaaattatttgtcatttattcaaCACAAGCttgaatgttatatttaatacacAATATTACGATAATGTACCAGAGTAACATTTTATCTAATTTGTTTGCAATGTAAAAGAAAACTATGGGGCAAagattaagtaaaaatgtatgtcGCACAAACATGAGGTATTTGATAAGGAAAACTACACAATCATGTTAGCAAGTCTATCTACAAGAAAAGGGTCAAAAACAGTCAGTGAAAGAAGTGAGAGGTGATATTTATCCAAGTTTACAGAATGCAGCCCTATAGAACATTAAAGTTACCGTagtatatttcaattattaattaAGGACAATATTCTACTTTTGACAGTTAAGAGAATGATACAATTATGCCTTTTAGAAGCTGCATTCTGTTTTACTGAAagattaaatttgataaaatataattgtttaccttccaatgttttttctgcaaatttAGGAAAAGAAAAAACTTAATAACTCAAGCCTGAACCATGTATAAAACAAGACACCCATTCATATTATAAAATGGTGCATAAGGATATCTTGAAGACTTGCAAGGGCAAGCAACATGTGGaacataatatgaaagaaatttGCTAAATTTAAGTTAGAACATCTTAATAACTTctgtaataaatatgttatagcAGCTACATATAATGTCACTGACATTACACAGAGGTTCTGACAGCCAAAAATCCTGCAACAATAGACGGGTCTGTTTGAGTATAAGGGATATATGCCTTGAAGCGAGGTTAAGAGCTTAAAttccttttaaaactgtttccaAGGTCATTTATAATCATCAATAGGTACTTCCTACTGTTTTGCTGCAAATGTacaagcaaaaaaacaacaatatttataaatgatcgAAAGTCTGTAGTTAATAGCTCTCAATCATGGTTTCAGGACTTACCCGGACTTTAGACCCCCTGATTACAACATCTGACAATCATACTTAATTCAATAGGTTACTCATGCACATAACAATGATATTTCCAGTGACCTAATTATCAAATACTTAACAATAAATTTCTTAACAATAAATTTTACTGCATTTCTAACACTATCATTAAAATTGACTGAATTACTAAGGGTTATTCATATTGTTAGTATGaaagtatgaaatataaaagtattaaacTGTTAATATGTTAAACCAAACCAGAAGCAGATTccaacttatattttttttaaatgcattccagttgtttatatagatttatcattatattttaatattgcactaattaagttgattttttcattttttttttctattttgaaaatttagcTCACTCCTGAATCAAACATAAAGATGCACAGGGTTGGAATACAATTTCAAAGATGTCATTTCCAAAGTAATGttgtatgaacacattttttttcaaactaagattaactgtatttttatatcttttttttctagGCATAtcataacaagaggcccataagggcctatgctctactggcatggctcttgtggtcatttttaatccagagcatgtatttatgggtaaaaggcaacagacatatagttcacattttgtgtttgggttacctgaaaacgttgcacattcaacatctgaggacagaaagtactgtaagcagattagttgcatgaactattttaatatatgccaagtaaaggtcatctgacaaaaaatgctttcaaaactgtactcatggtcaaaatttctgtagttttaaaataaaaacaatactgtacaagtttcatcgagatacaatcaaaactgaagattgTATCGcgttaacaagaaattgtttacagacgcacgaacgcatggacgcacatactacgtacacattaccttCGCATaagctctattggccaaaggccagtagagctaaaaataacTGGATTTTGTTTCAGTAAAGGATTGCAATAAATAAcaccttgtgaacaccaaatGCTACGCCACTCATGAATTATAGCTTTACtggctcactcggtgaaatataatgcaatcttacactgaattttttttatcccctttattataagtaatacacaTCGTCTGGCCCCAATTTGAGACACCTTCAGCCTCTAATTACAGGAATAAGCTAAGATGAACTTTTTGTTTTGGTTCTATTTGTGTAATATTACCATTCTTAAAAGTGTTTAGACTTTAAAAGCACAAAAAGTCATCATCTTTATGTCAATcatgacaaaataaattttatttagtaaaatcaatatttagttAGCAATAAGGCTTCCCAAAATAACGCTGTCCCTAAAACTTCAATAATGACAGAATGGTTAAGAAATGATATGCATCGAAATAACAGGAATCTGTTACCAtctgcaatatttaaataaagaatcaACAGTTGTGCTAAAGCAGTACAAAAATCAGTGCATGGATAAAACGGGAAAAGAGGCAATGGGTTGAAATAAaggaaaacttaaaacaaaccTTGAAAACCTAAAAGTAAACCACACATAAAGTATTAGACACAAGCTACTacctttatttcaaaagttaatCATTAATGGCACATGAAAACATGAGCAATGAAAGAGGATGTTTATCAGTTTTACTTTGTTCATCAAGGGGAATCACAGCAAGTTAAGACATGAGTTATTTGCCTTGCTGCTTATATGTGTCTTGGCATcggtaacatgtgtattaaattttatgttaatatattcaataattcaaattatgaCCAATGTTTTCACATGACTCTGCCAACAATATTAACGATGACAATGACACAAACAGTAAAGCAATATATGCCAACTTTTTCTCAAGTCTAAAAAAAGGTGTGCAAAAATTGATGGTCATCATAAAAGAATGGTCACCATAAAAGGCACTATGATGTAAACCAAGTACCTAGTACTGTTTACAAATAGGTGTATGTttgacatgttaaaatttggaaaaaaatcttaCCAAATATTCAAactcttcttttttcttttttgcatacACAGGAAACTTAAAAATCATAACTCAAATAGTACAGTTTGAAGCCAAGTTTCTTCATTGGAGATTTGGGAACAGGGGCCTTACAACACAACAGCAAGGATGGGTATATTAATTTGATAATCCAGAACAGGGCTGAAACTTTAATACAATGTTAACAACAGAAAGTTATCGACAGTTAAAGATAATTTGTAGTGTATGAAAATCTTGTTTGGTGGTAAAGTTTCAGCCCATCTTgcaattgaaataatataaaatcattttgctTGTAATTTCTCCCAAATGTTACCTAGGAATGTGAAAATCAGTCCTACAATACAAGGTCACTATAAGACATAGCAAATGAGGCaaaattaactttaataaaattgttatcctcataaacataaaatctaACATTATTCTTAATTAATTACAATGAGATGGTTATAACAACATGACATTGTACAGTATACAGCAGAGAAGAACGTGCCAATGTTTAATTGTTACAGTTTCATTTCATGAGCAACATTTCAATTCTGTCAGATGAGCATGGTTTAAAAAGACATTATAGATACAACAGGCACAGCCAACATTGTGGAAaagatacatttacacattaaaaaattgaatcaacatattttttttaaaaacacatatttgttaaaatctcCATTTATCTAGCATATCTCAAGAGTGCAAAAAAAGCAAGCATTTCTAGAGTATGATACTATGAATGCATTTCTAGTTTTCTACAACTGCAGTGTTTTTCTATATGACTTTGACAGTAGTTAGACTGGAAAACTCTGTAAAGCACACTACATGTTCATGCCAGAAGACAAACTCTCTCATAGCCTACCTGTAAGAGACTGGGAATTGTAGCCAGACTGGTCTGGAGCCCTGAGAAATGTCAACAATCgaaaaagttatttttctggaaaaaaaccCATATCTACAGGAAATAGCTAGAACCAAACCTACGGCTAGAGGCCTTAAAACAATACTGATCAAGATAAGGTAAGTTTCAGACATTGCAAACAAGTCCATATTACACTTGTCATAAGCACATATTGATAAAATTGTGTGCATTTGAAtccataattgttttaattttatcataGCAAAGCCCTTTAATAAACTAGTTCAGGCTTTAATTTTGATGGTTACTGGAACAACTCGAGTTATCTTAGGTTGGTCAAAGGAGTTTTCTTAGAGCTCTTGTTGCAtttctgtaaaaatatataaatatatgataaaccACAGTGAGACAACTTACTTGAAGCAGTTTTCATTGTAGATGCTGTTCCAGATGCGGTGAGGGGATTCCCCCTTGTACCCAGTGTAGCGTTCAGGGTTCAACAGAAGATCAACGTAATCACAGTTTCCAGTGGTGTCatcttaaacaaacaatagcAAATGTTATGAATAAACAACTTATAGAAGATGACAATTATGAACTATAGTTATTTTTCATAACTACCATGACAACTGATGCTAAGTTTCAAGGAGATTTTAGAAATTCACGAGAGTCTTCAAGAATATGCTCACAGGCATTAGAATGGTATTTCCTTACCGTCAAGTTCACAGAAAGTCTCTTGGGCATCGTCATATTTTGTCCAGTCTTTAAAGGCCTGCTGACTTTCCttgctttaattatattatatcatcATATTATGTGAATAAGAATATTAGATATGCAATACATATAGATGCATATGCAACAGACACTCATTAAACTGCCGGAACTTGTACAGGTAGATACAGGCtatgttataaatatcttatcatttattagttgttttttttaaaatataatgctaatgcaaaataattatgcTAAGCACTTGACAGCTTTTGGAGAGAtatctgaaattttaattacatcacttatattataattaacgCATTATTGTTCCCTTTGCGTTGCCTTTGTCTTACTATTTGAATgcgaataataaaacaaacaggcAATCACAGAAGTGTATATCTCTTTTTTgtcatatcatattttataatcagtATTTCCCTTTTCACAAAGATGTCTGGGATGTCAGTGATCACAGATGTTTGTAAGTTTCCTTTTTGTATCTACTTTATTCTATTACGGTGCAATATGACGTATGTTTCAAACTGATTTAGCTTTCAAAGTAAGCAAGAGTCCAAAAgtctgagaattataaaatgtgttttggaCTACCTGATTTTGTGTCTAGGAACCATGTCACCATGATATGAAATTCCAACTGTACATAAAATCTAGTACTTTTGAATAGTCAGGCAGAGCCGCAGATGGTGTTCAAGTTAAATAATACTTGAATGTTAAATCTGTGGAAATTCAATGCTGCGGATATTTCCTTTCACACTTTATGGCATCAATGAACACCTAAATAGATGACTGGCAGTTTATTATAGATATCCTGACACCCTTTAACTGCTGTGACATGCCTAATTAGGCTTGTACTGACATGCAACATGTCAAAAACTATACTGTTGGAAAAATTGCTGCAAGTGACAGGAGTGAACATAGATTTTATAACATGTTGTTTGTCAGGATTAAGTATGTTATGGCATAGAAAGCGTGTTAGAATGTCAGGTCAATTTTTGAAGGCACCGACACCCAAAATGGGCTATGGggaaatactatttaaatttcTGCATGTAGAGAGGGTCACCTGATGGTTGTATCTATGTCTCCAAGGGTTACATCTGCTTTAGTTGGACAGTCTTCACTCTGCGCCTTTTCTATGTACTGAATAGTTCAAGTTCTGCATTTAGTAAATCAACAACTTCTTCATATCAATAAAGCTAtcatataatgtttattattttaaaaaatttgACATTTGAAATGTCTTGTCTATGATGTAGATTTTctgagttttatttttataacaaacaaatatcctttttcCTGATGCTTTTTAAGAACagattaatattaataaaaggTTTCTATTAGTTTTCTATGAATATTTGAATGACACCCAAGACTTATAAGAAAGTATGTTATTCGATTTCATAAGACTTATTAGAAAGTGTGctattcaatttcaattatCAGAgaataaataattcaacaaGCAATTACCATGTTAAATCTACAAGTTCTATATATACAAGTTCTCAAACTATTGTTCAGTAAGTTGTAAAgcatcaaacaaaaataaattgaattgcaTAATACGTTCAGCCTcaatattttatcttaaaatgtttttaggattcataatcatcatcatgaaTAAAACACAGTCACAATGTCTACAAACTTTGTTTTCGCTCTCTTTATCTTCTTCTTCCTTCAAGCCAAATGGCAGATCATCctgcaataaatatttgtaatattcagcatcattattaaattttaaggACTTCAGTTTCTGATGTTGTAAATGAGTGCCTGAGACAATAAACATATGGTATGGTATTATTTTGAGAATgacaattttcaatttgaatgAGTTTATGGACTTGTAAAGTCCATGAGGACACATTTATCAAGTGCCCTCATATGTTCACGAAATAGATGCAATAAATTCtgaattcttgaaaaaataacttGTTCAAATTTCAGTGCTTGTTAATCAAGCACATCTGACAAAAATATGTGTTCTGATGATATTATAGCAATGTGTTGCTAGTTTTACAACAGCAACCTCATTTATCACATCAATCTATCATTTCACTGAAGCCACAGGCCATATGTTGCTGCTTTTCATAATCACAAAAGCCATTCATACAATACTAAAAGAGTCGTAAGTGAACATTATAATAGGCAATAGCTGTACACATTATCTGAGGAGAAAATTGCACAAATCCACACAGGGACACGTGATTACTTACCTCACTGGGGACtcaaaaagaaaatttatataaaaaaaagcctgAATAGTACAAAAATATGGGATCCAGGGTGGGGGAAAGACTGAACTGAACTGTCAATTTTCTCCATGTTTTGGTCTGAGGAAGAGTTTGGTTCTCTATATATGAACTACCGGTATAAAATAGCCCTTGTTAATACCTGAGTGCACATTTCCACTGCACAGTTTTTCATGGCACATCTGCTGTCATCTGCCCAGAAGGGACATTCCTTGTGCAGGTTAACCTGgattaaaaatcaacaaacatttgCCTCAAGTGGATTACTTATCAGTACAAATGCAGTTGTTTTCCACCATAATAATGCTGCATACATGTAGCACTTGCCGCTTATTGCTTTGTGACATAGCTTTTGATTAGAATGCTGACCTTTGAAATACACCATTACATGTTACATTTTGATTACAAATTTATGTCTTCATCAGTTCCTAAGTAGCCAATTACCATTGATACAAGTTTTCTACTTCAATTATTAGGCTTCAGGATGTAGTTGTATTTTACAAGGCAATGCACATAGCATTGGaacatgaaatacaaaatatgatattataaatacaaGAATCCAATTAATTTCTTACAAGTTACAATAGCAAGGGTAATTTCTGATGTCAACAGAGCTTCGGGAAGAGACAAGATGGTGAGCAAAATGCTTTTAAAGATTATATTATTAATGCTAAAAAATTAATTATGCACCTTGAAATATCTGAAGAAGTTTCTGGACAACAAGCTTTTCATGCGCGGGTAGATCTGGTCATTGTTCAGGGAGTCAAGGCTTTCCACCTTACATTGGCAGTCATCCACTTCTCCATTCAGCTGAAATACAAttacaacaacttttttttaagaCCTTCCAccaatatatatttagtatcCATTGTATAAGAATGCTTCAGTATTAAATGTGGATGTCCGGTGAacccatattatttttatttcatggaaATGAGATGGAGAATATCTACATATCATTCtgattaatgtattaaaaatatgtaatatgaCAGTTTTGGTTAAGCCATTTTTTTCCATTCTTTAAAGACCCTTGTGGGTGTGTTTTTCGCGCCTTGTAAAAACGTTAAGAGGGTGTTTTGTACGCCTTGTAAAACTGATGAGgccacaaatatttaaattaccGGGAGGTTTTTTGTTCGGGCTGCTTTATCCTGATTCCTTCAAAATGAGGAACATTCAACATGTTCAAGATAtctgtaattattgttgaattcaaacttttatcaatatttagttc
Coding sequences within:
- the LOC128208853 gene encoding ERO1-like protein beta isoform X1 produces the protein MAQYIKICFILVIAYTYIVGGSKNKSKNKLLVNRETPGPGCFCKLNGEVDDCQCKVESLDSLNNDQIYPRMKSLLSRNFFRYFKVNLHKECPFWADDSRCAMKNCAVEMCTQDDLPFGLKEEEDKESENKYIEKAQSEDCPTKADVTLGDIDTTISKESQQAFKDWTKYDDAQETFCELDDDTTGNCDYVDLLLNPERYTGYKGESPHRIWNSIYNENCFKAPDQSGYNSQSLTEKTLEGMCLEKRVFYRMISGLHASISIHLSHEYLFPASTCYGTEKWGQNMEEFLRRFDHEQTDGRGPQWLKNLYFTYLVELRAIAKAAPYLEEEGYFTGDDEEDNAVKEGVLDLLNVVKQFPNQFDESKLFKGNKKEAQALKEEFRDHFRNISRIMDCVGCDKCKLWGKLQVQGMGTALKILFSGDGMGPQSTVKAGSKQKFQLRRTEIVSLLNAFGRLSSSIHAIEVFRRMIS
- the LOC128208853 gene encoding ero1-like protein isoform X2; amino-acid sequence: MAQYIKICFILVIAYTYIVGGSKNKSKNKLLVNRETPGPGCFCKLNGEVDDCQCKVESLDSLNNDQIYPRMKSLLSRNFFRYFKVNLHKECPFWADDSRCAMKNCAVEMCTQDDLPFGLKEEEDKESENKYIEKAQSEDCPTKADVTLGDIDTTISKESQQAFKDWTKYDDAQETFCELDDDTTGNCDYVDLLLNPERYTGYKGESPHRIWNSIYNENCFKAPDQSGYNSQSLTGMCLEKRVFYRMISGLHASISIHLSHEYLFPASTCYGTEKWGQNMEEFLRRFDHEQTDGRGPQWLKNLYFTYLVELRAIAKAAPYLEEEGYFTGDDEEDNAVKEGVLDLLNVVKQFPNQFDESKLFKGNKKEAQALKEEFRDHFRNISRIMDCVGCDKCKLWGKLQVQGMGTALKILFSGDGMGPQSTVKAGSKQKFQLRRTEIVSLLNAFGRLSSSIHAIEVFRRMIS